GGCCCTGCACCTGCGCGGCCTGCACGAACCACTCGCCGGCCAGCCCGACACACCCCGACCCACACCGTGGTACCAGTTCGGCGGTCTCCCCCTCGACCTGACCACCCTGCCCGACAACCCGCTCTACACCCTGCCCGTGCCACAGCACCGCATCGAACAGGTCCTGCACGACAGGGCCAGCGCACTCGGCGCCGACATCCGCCGCGACCACCGACTGACCGCACTCCACCAGACCCACGACCGGGTCACCCTGCACGTACACACCCCCACCGGCGAACACCAACTGACCACCCGCTGGCTGATCGGCGCCGACGGCGCCCACAGCACCGTCCGCCGCGAAACCGGCATCCCCTTCCCCGGCCACACCGACCACCGCTTCGTCTCCCACATCGGCCACGCCCACCTGCCCGCCGACCGCCTCAACCCCGACGGCACCCTCACCCTCCCCGACGGCGGACGCGCCCACCCCTTCACCCACCACCGACTCCCCGACGGAGTGCTCACCTTCGCCCGGCTACCCGGCGCCGCCACCGACGCCCACCTGATCGCCACCATGGAGTGGACCAGCCACCACAACGACCACCACAACCCACCCACCCAGGACGACCTGCAACACGCCGTCGACCGGGTCCTCGGCGGACACCTCCCGCTGCGCCCACCCGGCACCCCGACCCCGCCGACCCGCCGCCTCACCGGCGTCAACCTCCGCCAGGCCACCACCTACCGCCACGGACGCGTCCTGCTCCTCGGCGACGCCGCCCACGTCTACCCGGCCGTCGGCGGCCCCGGACTCAACCTCGGCCTCAACGACGCGCTCAACCTCGGCTGGAAACTCGCCGCCCAGGTACACGACACCGCCGCACCCGACCTGCTCGACAGCTACCAGGCCGAACGGGCACCCGTCGCCCGGCGCGTCGCCCTGCAGACCCGCGCCCAACTCGCCCTGCTCGCCCCCGGCGACGACGTCACCGCACTCCGCGACCTGCTCACCGACCTGCTCGACAGCGACCGCACCCGCCGCGACGTGGCGGCCCTGCTCGCCGGCGCCGACCACCCGTACGACATGGGCAGCACACACCCCCACCCGCTCACCGGCGCCTGGCTGCCCGACCTGCTCCCCCGCCTCACCGACGGCGCGGACGCCGTCCGCGACGCCCTGCGGCGTGCCCGCGGCGTCCTGATCGACCTGACCAGCGGCGGCGTACCCCTGCCGCCCGCATGGCAGGACCGGCTCGACGTCGTGCCCGCCCGCGGCCACCTCGACGCGCGGGCCCTCCTCGTCCGCCCCGACGGCTACCTGGCCTGGGCCGGCGCCACGACCGGCGACCTCACCGAGGCGCTGCGCCGATGGTTCGGCCCCGAGGAGGCGGCGGCGATCACCCCGTGACCACGTCCCCGTCGACCACCGTCACGCCGTTTCAACGCGGCCCGCTCTCATGAAACTGGCGAGTCCTTGCACGATCCTGCTGCTGACCAGCGGTCGCCGCGGGTCTCGTGCTGCACTCGGGGCATGCTCCTGGACGAGCTCCGCGACCTGTTGGAACGGCACGTGCGCCCCGACCTGGCCACCGCGATCGAGGGCGTGCGGGTCTGCCGGATCGACCACAACGCCTCCCCGGTCTCCTCGATGTCCGGCAAGGTGCTGGCGGTCATCGCCCGGGGCGGCAAGCGTCTCGCCCTCGGCGACCAGGTCTACGAGTACGGCCCCGGTCAGTACCTCGTCGCCTCGATCGACCTCCCGGTGACGGGTCACGTCATCGACGCCGCCCCTGGCCACCCCGCGCTCGGCTTCGGGATGACCCTGGACCCCGCCACCATCGCGGAGCTGCTGCTGGAGGCCGGGCCGGGCGATCTGCCGCGTTTTCCCGGCACCGCGCGGCCCGCAATCGCGGTCAGTGACGCCCCGGCCGAGCTGCTCGACGCCATCGTGCGGCTGCTGCGCCTGCTCGACCATCCACAGGACCGCAGGGCACTGGCCCCTCTGTTCAAGCGCGAGATCCTGTGGCGGTTGATGACCGGCGAACAGGGTGATGCCGTCCGACAGATCGGCCTCGCGGACAGCAGCCTGAGCCACATCGCCCGGGCGGTCCAGTGGATCCGGGAAAACTACACACGGCCCTTCCGCGTCGACGAGGTGGCACAGCTTTCCGCGATGAGCGTCTCCGCGTTCCACCGGAACTTTCAGGCCGTGACGGCGATGAGCCCCATCCAGTTCCAGAAGCACATCCGCCTGCAGACCGCGAGACTGCTGCTGGCGAACAGCCCCAACGACATCACCCGCGTCGCCCATCGCGTCGGATACGACAGCCCGTCCCAATTCAGCCGCGAGTACCGACGACTGTTCGGTGCACCGCCCAGCATCGACGCGCTGCGCATACGTGCCGGAGCCGGCAGCACCGGCGCCGCCCTCCCGTGACTTCGGCGAAGAGGATCGTGCAACCACACGAGACGATTTCGCTAGTTCCGCCTCTCCGGCGCTGCTTTCATGGACTCATCCGAACAAAAAGCAGGAAAGGCCGGTGAAATGGACGACGCCATCGCACGAGCCCTCGCCATCGGACCGGACTCCTCCGCGGCCGCGCGCACCATCGACATCACCACACTGGGCGCACGCACCGGCGTCCCGCGCCGGATCGAGATCTGGTTCCACCGCGTCGACGGTCGCTGGTACCTGACCGGCATGCCCGGACCCCGCAGTTGGTACGCGAACGTTCGCGCCCACCCACGGTTCACGGTCCATCTCAAGCACGGGGTAACGGGCGACCTGCCCGCGACCGCGTTGCCGGTCGACGATCCGACACGACGGCGGGTGATCACCGCGGTCCTCGACCTGCAGAACCGACCCGAGATCGCAGCTCGGGTCAGCCGGCGCCAGACCTTCGACGACTGGTTCGCGGGCAGCCCGCTCGTCGAAATCGTCTTCGACGACGAGGAACTGCGCACCGCTTCCTCGACGCACTCCGAATAGCCCACACGCAGGAACGGTCACGCGTGTCGTCCATCGCCACGGGACCGACCAATCACCACCCCGAAGGACAACAGTGAAATACCGCAACCTGGGCCGGACCGGAATCGAAGTCAGCCCGTACTGCCTGGGCGCCATGATGTTCGGCGCCATGGGAAACCCCGATCACGACGACTCCATCCGCATCATCCACAAAGCACTCGACGCGGGAATCAACTTCGTCGACACCGCCGACGTGTACTCCGCCGGCGAATCCGAGGTGATCCTCGGCAAGGCGCTCAAGGGCCGCCGCGACAACGTCGTACTCGCCAGCAAGCTGCACTATCCGATGGGCGACGACCCGAACCACCGCGGAAACTCACGCCGCTGGATCACCACGGCGGTCGAGAACTCCCTGCGCCGCCTACAGACCGACCACCTCGACCTCTACCAGGTCCACCGCCCCGACCCGTCGGTCGACCTGGAGGAGACGCTGTCCGCCCTGTCCGACCTGATCCACAGCGGCAAGGTACGCGCGGTCGGCGCGTCGTCGTTCCCCGCCTCGGAGATCGTCGAAGCGCAGTGGGTCGCCGAGCGACGCGGCCTCGAACGTTTCCGCACCGAACAACCGCCGTATTCGATCATCAATCGGAGCATCGAACGCGAGGTGCTACCGGTCTGTCAGCGCTACGGGATGGGCACGCTGGTGTGGAGTCCGCTGGGCCAGGGCCTGCTCACCGGTCGATACCGCAAGGGCCAGGAGTTCGACGGCCACCGGTCGGGTCACACCCCGCAGCACTTCGCCGACGAGCGCAAGCTCGACGTCGTGGAGCAGCTCATCCCGCTCGCCGAGCAGGCCGGCCTGCCGATGACCCACCTCGCGATGGCGTTCGCGATCGCGCATCCGGGCGTCACCTCGGCGATCATCGGGCCGCGCACCATGGCACAGCTCGACGACCTGCTGGCCGGGGTCGACGTCACGCTGACCGACGACATCCTCGACCGGATCGACGAGATCGCCCCGCCCGGCACCGACGCCGGCCCCAACGACGTGGCCTACGTACCGCCGGCCATCTCGAGCGTGGGCCTGCGCCGCCGAACGCTCCCGGAGCGTTCCGCCGCCTGAACGCCGACCGCTGACGGCGCTGAGGAGAGTCGCGTCGCGCTAGGCAGAAGCGCCCCGCGGCGCGTACATGATGACGGCGACGCCGAGCAGGCAGAGCGCCGCCCCGGTCAGGTCCCACCGGTCCGGGCGGAAGCCGTCCACGAGCATCGCCCAGGCCAGTGAGCCCGCCACGAACACCCCGCCGTACGCCGCGAGAATCCTGCCGAAGTGCGCGTCCGGCTGGAACGTGGCGACAAAGCCGTAGCAACCCAGCGCGATCACCCCCGCGGCGATCCACCACAGGCCACGCTGCTCGCGCCAGCCCTGCCACACCAACCAGGCGCCGCCGATCTCGGCCAGCGCGGCCAGCGCGAACAACACCAGGGAGCGGAGCACCGTCACCCTGCGACCCTAGCCGCAGGCACACGACGGGTCCCCGGGCGTACCGCCGCCCGGGGACCCGTGGATCACTCAGGTCACTTCGTGAAGGAGTCCTTCACGTTGCGACCGGCTTCCTTCATGTTCTGACCGGCCTGCTTGGCGCGCGCGTCGCTCTGCTGGCTGGCGCCCTCGCCCCGCATCTGCTCGTTGTCGGTCTTGTCGCCGATCCGCTCCTTCGCGGCACCGGCCATCTGCTCGACCTTGTTTCGTGCCTTGTCGGTGAAGCTCATCGTGCCTCCTCCGTCTGGCGTCTCTCCCGGCTCGCTTGCCCGGTCTC
Above is a window of Micromonospora coriariae DNA encoding:
- a CDS encoding FAD-dependent monooxygenase, with the protein product MTSGVVIVGAGPAGLLLAAELQLAGVPTTVLDQRAEPDTTPRANGLVGRIIQALHLRGLHEPLAGQPDTPRPTPWYQFGGLPLDLTTLPDNPLYTLPVPQHRIEQVLHDRASALGADIRRDHRLTALHQTHDRVTLHVHTPTGEHQLTTRWLIGADGAHSTVRRETGIPFPGHTDHRFVSHIGHAHLPADRLNPDGTLTLPDGGRAHPFTHHRLPDGVLTFARLPGAATDAHLIATMEWTSHHNDHHNPPTQDDLQHAVDRVLGGHLPLRPPGTPTPPTRRLTGVNLRQATTYRHGRVLLLGDAAHVYPAVGGPGLNLGLNDALNLGWKLAAQVHDTAAPDLLDSYQAERAPVARRVALQTRAQLALLAPGDDVTALRDLLTDLLDSDRTRRDVAALLAGADHPYDMGSTHPHPLTGAWLPDLLPRLTDGADAVRDALRRARGVLIDLTSGGVPLPPAWQDRLDVVPARGHLDARALLVRPDGYLAWAGATTGDLTEALRRWFGPEEAAAITP
- a CDS encoding aldo/keto reductase translates to MKYRNLGRTGIEVSPYCLGAMMFGAMGNPDHDDSIRIIHKALDAGINFVDTADVYSAGESEVILGKALKGRRDNVVLASKLHYPMGDDPNHRGNSRRWITTAVENSLRRLQTDHLDLYQVHRPDPSVDLEETLSALSDLIHSGKVRAVGASSFPASEIVEAQWVAERRGLERFRTEQPPYSIINRSIEREVLPVCQRYGMGTLVWSPLGQGLLTGRYRKGQEFDGHRSGHTPQHFADERKLDVVEQLIPLAEQAGLPMTHLAMAFAIAHPGVTSAIIGPRTMAQLDDLLAGVDVTLTDDILDRIDEIAPPGTDAGPNDVAYVPPAISSVGLRRRTLPERSAA
- a CDS encoding CsbD family protein — translated: MSFTDKARNKVEQMAGAAKERIGDKTDNEQMRGEGASQQSDARAKQAGQNMKEAGRNVKDSFTK
- a CDS encoding nitroreductase/quinone reductase family protein; this translates as MDDAIARALAIGPDSSAAARTIDITTLGARTGVPRRIEIWFHRVDGRWYLTGMPGPRSWYANVRAHPRFTVHLKHGVTGDLPATALPVDDPTRRRVITAVLDLQNRPEIAARVSRRQTFDDWFAGSPLVEIVFDDEELRTASSTHSE
- a CDS encoding AraC family transcriptional regulator, giving the protein MLLDELRDLLERHVRPDLATAIEGVRVCRIDHNASPVSSMSGKVLAVIARGGKRLALGDQVYEYGPGQYLVASIDLPVTGHVIDAAPGHPALGFGMTLDPATIAELLLEAGPGDLPRFPGTARPAIAVSDAPAELLDAIVRLLRLLDHPQDRRALAPLFKREILWRLMTGEQGDAVRQIGLADSSLSHIARAVQWIRENYTRPFRVDEVAQLSAMSVSAFHRNFQAVTAMSPIQFQKHIRLQTARLLLANSPNDITRVAHRVGYDSPSQFSREYRRLFGAPPSIDALRIRAGAGSTGAALP
- a CDS encoding YnfA family protein, whose protein sequence is MTVLRSLVLFALAALAEIGGAWLVWQGWREQRGLWWIAAGVIALGCYGFVATFQPDAHFGRILAAYGGVFVAGSLAWAMLVDGFRPDRWDLTGAALCLLGVAVIMYAPRGASA